The DNA segment GCGGCCGGTCCATCATGTGGGGCAAGCAGAGCTACCGGCTCTCCAAGATCGACCTTGAGGCGAACGAGCGTGACGGCATCGCGATCCCATGGCCCATCACCTATGAGGAACTCGCGCCGTGGTATGACCACGTGGAGAGGTTCGCGGGCATCAGCGGCTCGATGGAAGGCCTCGACATCCTGCCCGACGGCGTGTTCCAACCGCCGATGGCCCTCACGCCCGCCGAGCTGGACCTGAAGGCGGCGGTCGAGAAAAGGTGGCCGGGCCGCAAGGTGGTGCCGGGCCGTGTCGCCCACCTCACCGCGCCCACGCCGGAGCAGACCGCGCTCGGCCGTGCGCAGTGCATGTACCGTAACCTGTGCAGCCGTGGCTGTCCGTTCGGCGCGTATTTCAGCAGCCAGGCCGCCACGCTGCCAGCCGCCGCCGCGACGGGGAACATGACCTTCCGCCCGCACTCCATCGTTCACTCCATCATCTTCGACGACAAGACGAACAAGGCCGTCGGCGTCCGCCTCATCGATGAACTGACCATGGAGACCACGGAGTATTTCGCGAAGATCATCTTCCTGAACGCCTCCGCGGTGGCCTCCACGGCCATCCTCATGAACTCGAAGTCCTCCCGTTATCCGAACGGGATGGATGACTCCGGCTCGCTCGGCGGATACCTCATGGACCACCACCTCGGGGTGGGGGCCAGCGGCGTGGTGGAGGGCCACCTCGACAAGGTGCAGTACGGCCGCCGCCCGAACGGTTTCTACATCCCGCGCTTCCGCAACCATTCGGAAAAAGCGAACCAGAACTACATCCGCGGCTTCGGCTACCAGGGGGGCGGCATGCGTTCCGGCTGGACGCGCGGCATCGACGGCTTCGGCGAGGATTTCAAGAAGCAGCTCCTGTCATGGGGGCCGTGGTCCATCAACATGGGCGGCTTCGGCGAATGCCTGCCGTACGAGGACAACCGCATCTCCCTGCACCCGGACAAGAAGGACAAGTGGGGCCTGCCCCTCGTCGTCGCCAACGCGGAGTTCAAGGAGAACGAGATCAACATGCGCCTCGACATGCGGAAGGACGCGGAGGAGATGCTGGAGGCGATGGGCGCGAAGCACATCAACAGCTACAACAACGCGCCGTCCATCGGTCTGGGCATCCATGAGATGGGCACCGCCCGCATGGGTGGTTCGCCGAAGACCTCCGTCCTCAACAAGTTCAACCAGGTCTGGGGTGCGCCGAATGTCTTCTGCACGGACGGCGCGGCCATGACCTCCGCCAGTTGCCAGAATCCATCCCTCACCTACATGGCCCTCACCGCCCGCGCGGTGGACCATGCGGTCAGCGAGATGAAGAAGGGGAACCTCTGATCCCGGCTGCGGGACGGGCCGTCAAACCACTCCGGCTTGGTTCGAATCCAAGGGCGGAGTGGATGCCCGACGCGGGAATCAATGCTCCACCCTCAGCCGCATGAAGCGGTGCGGGTTCTCCGGATCCTGCTTCAGGCGGATGCGGCGGAGGGCGGCGGTGCCGTCGCCATCCACATTCGCGGAGATGGTTTCCAGGATGGCGGTGGTTCCATCCGGGGTGACGGGCGTCCATGTCGCGAGGTCCGGGCTGCTTTCCGCAGCCACGGTGATGTCTCTGGCTTCCAGATTCTCCCTGAAGGTGAAGACATGCCACGGACCACCGGCGGTGGTGGTGTCCAGGGTGCCGGTCGGGAGTGCCCCCACGGCAGCGGATCCGACCGGCGGAACGTCCAGCGCGTAGGAGATGATGTTTTCCACCCCGTCCCCATCCGCGTCACCGCCGGGGGTGGGGTCCTGTTCCCGCCAATCGACGTCTCCGGCCCATGAGGCATAGTCGCTGCGGTCCACGGTGAGGGAAAGCAGGGCGTTGCGGAGGTGGGGTGCCAGCAGCTCGTTGCCGCTCCGGCTCACGTGGGCGTCGTCCGCAGCCGTATAGTTGGGTGATCCGTTCGTCCGCCAGCGGTTGCGGTCGGCGGAGTCCGCCAGCACATCCAGCGTATCGAGCAGGAGGTCGAACTTTCCGGCCTGTCCGGCGGCAACGAGGCCGTCGTTGAAGTCATCCCGTTTCCCTCCGGCTCCCCAGCCGGGCTTCGGTGTCTGCCCTGCGAGATCGGACCACTCGTTCGTCGAGTCCGTCCGTGGCATCAGCAAGGTTCTGACAATTTTCTGGATACCCTCCGCCCGTGCGGCGGACCAGATGCCTTCGACCCTCGCGAGCATTTCCGTGGGGTTGCCCGTCCCGCCTTGGCCCAGGTCGTTCGTGCCGTATTCCTCCACCATCACGTTGGCGAACTTCAGGAACGGACGCTGGCGGGTCTGCCGCGATGGGGTGATCCATGAGTAGGCGGTCTGGCCATGGCGGGTCAGGTTGAACACGGCGATCGTGTTGCCTCCGGAGGAGTCCAGCGCGGCGCGGTTGAAGAAGCCATAGCCGGAGATGACCGGCGCGGGATTCGCCTGGTCGCCGGTCCCGTCGAGGATGCTGTCGCCCACACCGATGACGGACAGGTGGCCGGGTCCGGTGAAACGGCCCAGGAAAATGAGCGGCAGCCCTTGGGAGCGGGCGGCTTGGCCGGTGATGGCGGGGACGGCCCCCGCCATGTCCGGGTTGTGGGTGTCGTTCGCCGGGGGATAGAAGATGCATTTCGCTCCGGTGAAGTTGGCGGGGGTTCCCACGGGAGTCTTGCCACCGGATGGGATGGAGCCTTTCACATGCAGCCAAAACACCTCGTCCTTTGCAGGCGGCGGTCCGGTCCATGAGGCCGATGGGATGGGATCGGACAGCCAGTAAGGCGTGGTGGAGTTCATCGGCAGCACCAGCGTGCGCAGCCCGTTGAAAAGGAGTGGGACGACCTGTCCCGTCGATGCCCGCTCCAGCCAGGCCTGGCTGATGGTGACATCATTGGCGACGTTCGGTGTTTCGGCTCCGCTGGTCGGATACATCCAGTCCATGAAGCCGACCTGCATTTCGGCGACCGGCCCGCCGAGCTTGTGGGGCGTCCTCTGCCAGAAGGACGTGTTGGCGGCGGCTGGCGTGTAGAAGGTGTAAGCGATACGCCCGCCGGTTGCGACGATCCGCGTCGGTTCCACCGCACCGGACAGCATCGGCGAAAGGGCGAAGGCACCGGCCAGCAGGCCGAGGAAGATCCGGGAAAACAGGGAAGACGCTGCAGGCATGGGAAAACGCCGTGAAAATCGGCCGGATCGGCACGGATGCAAACTACCCGGATGGGTAGTAGGTACAGATTCAGATCCGCAGGATGCCCCGGAAGCCGCGGCCGTTGTAGTAGGACTGCGCACCGTTGTGGTAGATGAATGTCCGCCCGAAACGGCGGTCACCGAACAGCGCGCCACCCAGCTTGCGGACATCATCCGGGGTCTTCAGCCAGCTCGAAGTTTTCGTGTCGAACTCACTGAGCTGCTGCAGGTGGCGGTATTCCTCTTCCGTCAGGAGGGATACGCCCATCTCCGCCGCGAGGTCCATGGCGCTGTTCGCGGGCCTGTGTTCCTTCCGGGACTCCAGTGCCTCGCGGTCGTAGCAGAGGCTCATTCGTTCCTTCGGACTCTGTGCGGAGCAGTCCGCGAAAAGGAATTCGCCGGTCTCCGGATCATGGCCGATGACGTCCGGCTCGCCGCCCGTTTCTTCCATCCGCTGGAGCGACCACAGCTTCGCGCCGGACTTTTCCAGCTTCTCCACCACGTCCTGCCACTGGATGCCTGCGTGCCGTCCGTGGTTCTCCGCGAAGCGGTTTTCCAGGATGGCGAGGAGATCGCGGCGTCCGGCGGCGGTCAGGGTCTTCTTGGGTGTCGCGCTCATGGCATCCGGAACATCGGACGGGATGGATGGTGGATCAATGCGCAACCAGCCAGTTCGCGCCGGTGCCGTATTCCACCTCGACGGGCACGTCATGCGGCAGTGGCAGGGCGGTGCGCATCGCGTCGAGGATCTTCGGAACCAGCTCCTCCTTCTCTTCCTCCGCGAGGTCGAAGACGAGTTCGTCATGCACCTGCAGCAGCATCTTCGTGCGGGCGGAGGACTCACGCAGCAGGGCGTCCACGCGGATCATGGCGAGCTTGATCATGTCCGCGGCGGTTCCCTGGATGGGGGAGTTGATCGCCGCGCGCTCCGCGTTGCCGCGCAGGCTCTGGTTGCCGGAGTTCAGGTCGGGGAAGTAACGCCTGCGACCGCCGAGCGTCTCGACATAGCCGTTCTCCCTGGCCTCATTGATGGTGCGGTCCATGAATTCCTTGATCGCCGGATACTCGCGGAAATATGCCTCGATGATGGCGGACGCCTCGCCGCGGGCGATGCCCAGCCGCTGGCTGAGACCAAAGGCGGAGATGCCGTAGATGATGCCGAAGTTCACCATCTTCGCCGTGCGCCGCATGTCGGACGTCACGTTTTCCTGATCCACCACGAAGACCTTCGCGGCGGTGACGGTGTGGATGTCGATGTGGTTGCGGAACGCCTCGATCATCGTCGCGTCATTCGCAAGCGCCGCCATCACTCGCAGCTCGATCTGCGAGTAGTCGCAGGAAAGGAGGGTGAAGCCGCCCGAGGCACGGGGGACGAAGGCCTTGCGGATCTTGCGTCCCGCCTCGGAACGGACGGGGATGTTCTGCAGGTTGGGATCGGACGAAGCGAGCCGTCCGGTGGCGGCGAGGAGCTGGTGGAAACTGGTGTGGATGCGGCCGGTGGAAGGCATGATGTGGTTCGGCAGCGCGTCCAGGTAGGTGGACTTCAGCTTGGTCGCCTCCCGCCAGGAAAGGATGTCGGAGATGATGGGGTGCTTCCCTTCCAGCGAGGCCAGCGTCGCCTCGTCCGTCTTGTATTGGCCGGTCTTCGTCTTCTTCGCCTTCTCGATGAGGTTGAGCTGGTCGAAGAGGATCTCCCCGAGCTGCTTCGGCGAAGCGATGTTGAACGACCTGTCCGCATGGGCGTGGATGGACTTCGCCAGTTGGTCGATCTGTTGCTGGAGTTCATCCCCGATCACCGACAGCGAGGCGGGGTTCACCTCGATGCCTTCCATTTCCATCCGCACCAGCACCGGCAGCAGCGGAGCCTCGATGCCAGTGAGCACCTTTTCCTGGCCGGACTCCGAAAGCAGCGGCGCGATCTTTTGGTAGAGTTGCCACGTCACATCCGCGTCCTCCGCCGCATATTCGGCGAGGATCTCCACCGGGATGGCGGCGACATCCAGTTCCTTCGACGCCTTGCTCTTCTCGGCATGGGAGAAGAGGTCGAGCGTCGCCGGTTCCGGGGCGGGGGATGCCGGTGCCGCCAGATCGGCCAGCTTCACCGGGGTGTAGCCCAGCAGCGTTTCCGACAGATAGTCCATGGAGTGCCTGCGCTCCGGCGAGACCAGCGTGTCCGCCAGCATGGTGTCGAAGATCTCTCCGCCCACCGCGAGGCCCATGCGGGTGAGGATGGAGAGGTCGTACTTCAGGTTGTGGCCGATCTTTTTCGCGGGTGAGGAAAGCACCGTCTTCAGATCCGTGAAGAGCGGGTCGGAGTAGGGGAGGTACCATGCCTCGTGCGCCTTCCATGAAAACGCGATGCCGAGCAGCCGTGCTTCGAAGCGGTTGAGGGAAGTGGTTTCCACGTCGAAACAGAACTCCGGCTGTTGTCCCAGCAGGGTGAAAAGTTCCGCCTGCTGCTCCGGTGTCTCCGCCAGGTGGTAGGTGTGTTCCGTGTCACGGATGGTGCGGAAAGTTTCGAAAAGCGTCGGCTCCGCCGCGGCTTCCTTGCCACCTTTGGCCGGTGCCGGGGCGGCTGCGCCCGCGTCCCCGAACAGGCGCTTGGTGAAGGTGCGGAACTCGAACTCGTTGAAGAGGTTCTTCAGCGCCTCGTCATCCCGTTGGGAGAGGATGAGGTCGTCCCAGGTGACCTCGATGGGCACGTCGCGGATAATGGTGGCGAGGTTCTTGGACAGTGTGGCCTTGTCGGCGTTCGCCTCGATGGATTCCTTCTGCTTGCCCTTCAGCTTCGCGGTGTTGGCGAGGATGTTTTCCACGGAGCCGAACTCGGAGATGAGTTTCACCGCCGTCTTCGGGCCGATGCCGGGGATGCCCGGGATATTGTCCACCGCGTCCCCCATCAGGCCCAGCAGGTCGATGATCTGGGCGGCCTCCGCCACGCCCCAGATCTCCGGGAGCTGCGGCAGGCCGATGACCTCGTGGTCGGAGCCCTTGCGGCCCGGCTTCCAGATCCAGGTGTGAGGGGAGAGGAGTTGGGCGAAGTCCTTGTCCGGCGTGACCATGTAGGACTCGATGCCGCCTTCCGCCTCAGCGCGGGTGACCAGAGTGCCGATGATGTCGTCCGCCTCGTAGCCGTCCAGCTCCAGCACGGGGATGTGGAAGGCGCGGCAGAGATTCTTCACATGGGGAATGGCGGCGGCCAGCTCCTCCGGCATCTCGTCACGCTGCGCCTTGTAGGCGGGGAACAGCGTGTGGCGCGGAGTGGGGGCGGAGGTGTCGAAGGCGACTCCGATGTGGGTGGGCGCTTCCTTTTCCAGGATGGCCAGCAGCGTGTTGAGGAATCCGTAGAGCGCGGAGGTGTTGACGCCTTTGGAATTGCGGATGGGGGTCTGGATCAGCGCGAAGTGGGCCCGGTAGATCAGGGCCATGCCATCGAGCAGGAAAAGGCGGTTCATGGGGGGAGGATGGGGATGCAGGTCACAGGATGCAAGATACAGGATGGCGGACTCTCCCATCCCGCATCCTGAGACATGAACCCAGCATCTCTTCCTAAATCCCCAGCATCAGTGAAACGTGCATCGCCGTCAGCTCTCCCATGGACTGGAGGTCGCCGAAGCCGGAGGTGCCGTGCATCTTGTCCAGGTCCCGGGCGAGCGTGTGGACGTGCTCGATGGGGGCGATGTCCTCGCGCCGCATGATGCCCAGCAGGGCGCGCAGGCGGCTGCTTTCCACCTTCGCCCGGCGGGCCATCTGGGCGTGTTCCTCCGCCGCGTATTGGTCGATGGACTTGCGGTTCAGTACCTCGAAGGCGAGGCGCGTGATCTTCCGGTTCGAGGTGAAGCGGTAGGCCAGGTAGATGTGCCCGTTGCCCTCGTAGGACTGCTGGTCGAAGTCGATCGCACGGACACGGTACTGCACCTCCTCGAAGTCCGGGGTGATATCCACGACGTAGTTCACGCTGCGCATGTCCCCCAGCAGGCGGATGAAGGAACGCTCGGTGAACTTGGTGAATTCCTTCGCGATCCGGACCTTGTTCAGGCCGGGGCGGTCGAGGTGCTCGCGCAGGAAGGCATCCCCGGGGACTCCGGCGATGTGTTCTTCGATGAGCGTGTTGCCGCTGATGAGGTAGTTGATGCGGTTGGGCGAAAGGATGTGCTCCAGCTCCAGGCCGTAGATGCGGGAGGCGTCCGTCTGCTTCACGTAGAAGTAGTCGGAGTTGTCGTTGAACAGGTTGGTGATGCGGATGCGGAACGGCTTCGAGTTGCCGAAGTTGCCGTAGTCGATGCGGTCCACCAGCAGGTGTTCGTGCTGTTCATGGTCGCGGCCCAGTTTCAGTTCGGTGTAGATCGCGGTGAGGCGCGGGCGCAGCTCGGCGAATACTTCCGGCGGATACATGACGGTGAGCCAGAGCGTTTCCCGGCCGCTGGGGTCTTCGTAGGGCATAGCTCCGGAAAAGCGGCGCAGCTCGTCATACACCGCGGGGATCTCACGCTGGCGGTCGAAATGGTAGAGATACTGCCGGAGCGGTGGGGAGACCGGGTACTGGGGCTTGCGGCGCTGGATCATGCGGTGCCGGAAAAATAGCAGGTTCTGGAAAACAAGGGAACGGCAAAGGAGGGCACAAGCACCGGAAAGGAGACGGGGATTTCCTTGATATGGCCGGACGGTGGCGGGTGTAGTGTGTGGATGAAGAGAAGGGGATTCCTCGTGAAGTCGCTGGGCGGGATGGCCGGGACGGGTGTGGCGCTGTCACGTGGGCAGGAAGCGGCGTCTCCGGCAGCAGGGCCGCTGATCCGGACGCCGCTCAATCTGATGGCCCCGCGGGAGGACGGGGTGTTCGGCGTCTGGGCGGTCACAGGGCTTTGCCGGGGATGGCTGGAGTGGCGGGAAGCTGGCGGGGAGAATGGCAGGGCCGCCATGACCGGGGCGGGATTCGTGCCGCAGTCGCCGGAGATTTTCCGGATCAACCTCACCGGTCTGAAACCGGGCCGGGAGTATGAGGTCAGGGCGGTGGTCGAGTCCGCCGAAGATGCGCGGAAAGAGGCAACGGACTGGAAGAAATTCCGCACGCTGGATGCCGGAGCCGCGTCCACGCGCTTCGTCGTCTGGAATGACACGCATGAGCGCAACGAGACGATCACAAAACTGGATGATGCGACCCCGCCCGCGGACTTCCTCATCTGGAACGGGGACACCTGCAACGACTGGAAGACGGAGGAGATCCTGATCCCCACGCTGCTGCACCCCGCAGGACGGGACATCACGAAGGCGCGGCCGATGATCCTCGTCCCGGGAAACCATGACGTGCGGGGGAAATTCGGCTTCCGCGTCCCGCAGATGATCGGGATGACGGATGACCGTCCCTACTGCGCGTTCCGTAGTGGGCCGGTGGCGGTCATCTGCCTCCATACCGGCGAGGACAAGCCGGACGGACATCCCAGCTTCCATGGCAGGGTCGCCTTCGATGAACTGCGGAAAGTGCAGACCGCGTGGCTGGAGAAGGTCATCCGCTCGGATGGCTTCCGGGATGCGAAGTACCGTGTCGTCTTCTGCCACATCCCGTTGCGCTGGATCGACGAGCCGGAAGCGGTGGACTACGCCAACGGAGGATTCGACCACTACAGCAAGCGCAGCCGCGACGCCTGGCATGACCTGCTGGTGGAGTGGAAGGTGCAGGCCATCATCTCCGGCCATACCCACAACGCCCAGTATCTCCCCGCGACGGAGAAATTTCCCTACGCCCAGCTCGTCAGCGGTGGTCCGCAGTTGGAACGCGCGCGGTGGATCGAGGGCATGGCGGATGCCGCCGCGCTGAAGCTCACCATGCGGGACCTGGCGGGAACCGTGACGCATGAGGCGGAGTTCAAGCCGGTGTGAGGGCCACACTGGGACCGCGGAATCCAGCGCGAGTGATAACGAGCTTCGCTTGCTGGCGAAGCCTGGCCGGATGGCCGGAGGCAATTTATTCCGCCCCGGAGAATCCAGCCAGCGAAGCCAAGCGGAATGAATTCCGCGGTCCCAGTGATGCGATTCCGCTGTGGCCGGACCCGCATCCGGCCTCAATCCGTGGGATCCACCGGCTCCAGCATCACCCCCTTCAGGAAGGGTGCCCAGCGGCTTTCGAAATGACGGTCCGCCTGGATCAGGCTGCCGTCCGGCGGGATGTCCTCCTCGTTCAGATGGAACCCCGTCCCGCCGCCGTTGAAGCGGTACTGGGCGATGATGGCTCCGCCGGGACCTTTGACGATCTGCAGTTTCACCGGCTCGAATTTTCCGGTCATATCATAGAGGCCGTCCCAGTTGATGCTGGCGTTGATGGCCTCCCCCAGCCGCTGTGGTGTGGCGTCGCGAATGCGGGTCTGTGTCGCCTCCATGATGGCAGGGAGTGCGGCTTTCATACCGGTGGCGTCCAGCAACACGACGGTGGTGTCGGATTTCAGGACCTTGAGGTGCTGCTTCTCCGCCGCATAAATTTCCTCCTTCATGCCGGAGAGGACCGCCTTTACCTGCTGCCGCTCATCGTCATTCGCGCCGAGCAATTTCAACGGCCCATCGATGTTCGTGTCGAGGTAGCTGAAATTCATGTGCGAAAGCTGCCGCTCGCGCAGATCTTTCGTAAGGAGTTCCAGCGGCAGTGCGACTTCAGGGCCATTGCCAGCGAGCTTCTTGTCTTCCCTCGGACGCGGGCGGTTGGGCCGCGTCGGCGCGCCGCCATCCTCATGGGAGGAAAGCGTGGCTGCGCGCGACCTTTCCGAGCGGTGGTCGCCGTCCGCAGAAACTCCGGCGGAAGACGTTTCCGCGGAGGGAGCGGTCTTCCGCCCTGCGAGAAACCCCACACCCAGGGCGATGAGGATCAACAGGTAGTGCCGGAGATTCATCCTCCAGCACTACCCCGCTGTCGCGGAAATGTCAGGATATTTCCCTTCAGGCCGGGCGCGCCAGCTCCACCAACACCGCCTTCTGGGCGTGCAGGCGGTTCTCCGCCTGCTGGAAGATGGTGTCCGCGTGCAGTTCCAACACCTCCGCGCTGATCTCCTTGCCGCGGTAGGCGGGCAGGCAGTGCAGCACGATGTGGCCGGGAGCGGCCTCGAAAAGCATGGAGGCGTTCACCTCGAATCCGGCGAACTGCGCTTCCTTCTCCTTCTGGTCCTCCTGGCCCATGGAAAGCCAGACGTCCGTGTTGATGACGTGTGCGCCCTTCGCGGCGGCTACGGGATCCGTAGTAACTGTGACGTTCGGCGCGGCGAGTTTCGCGAGGAAAGAGTCCGGAGGCAGGCAGGCGGACGGGGACCCCACCGCGAGCTGGAAGCCGAGGTGTTTCGCAGCCCACATCCAGGAGATGGTCATGTTGGAAAAGCCATCGCCGATGAAGGCGACCTTCTTGCCCTCCCAGCCGCCGAGCTTCTCGCGGATGGTCAGCAGGTCCGCCAGGATCTGGCAGGGATGCTCGTCATCCGTGAGGGCGTTGATGGTTGGGAGGCCGGAGTAGTCGGCGAAATCCACCACATCCTGCTGGGCGTAGGTCCGGATGACCGCGCCGTGGACCATCCGGCCCAGCACGCGGGCGGTGTCCTTGATCGGCTCCCCGCGGCCGAGCTGGATGTCATTCTTGGAAAGGAACATGGGGAATCCCCCCAGCTCGCGGATGCCCACCTCGAAGGAGACGCGGGTCCGGGTGGAGGACTTGGCGAAGATGAGCGCCCAGGTCTGTCCGG comes from the Luteolibacter sp. SL250 genome and includes:
- the argF gene encoding ornithine carbamoyltransferase gives rise to the protein MKNLLSIEELTAADINALLDSAAVLKRERGSHAAQPLSGQTWALIFAKSSTRTRVSFEVGIRELGGFPMFLSKNDIQLGRGEPIKDTARVLGRMVHGAVIRTYAQQDVVDFADYSGLPTINALTDDEHPCQILADLLTIREKLGGWEGKKVAFIGDGFSNMTISWMWAAKHLGFQLAVGSPSACLPPDSFLAKLAAPNVTVTTDPVAAAKGAHVINTDVWLSMGQEDQKEKEAQFAGFEVNASMLFEAAPGHIVLHCLPAYRGKEISAEVLELHADTIFQQAENRLHAQKAVLVELARPA
- a CDS encoding GMC family oxidoreductase; its protein translation is MNVNAKGKAEHTYDAIVVGSGISGGWAAKELCQKGLKTLVLERGYDLKHIVGYDTTNSAPWELSYQNKTPRDMLARQEKQNRTGYTIKPATNKMFVDDIDHPYIEEKRFDWMRGYHTGGRSIMWGKQSYRLSKIDLEANERDGIAIPWPITYEELAPWYDHVERFAGISGSMEGLDILPDGVFQPPMALTPAELDLKAAVEKRWPGRKVVPGRVAHLTAPTPEQTALGRAQCMYRNLCSRGCPFGAYFSSQAATLPAAAATGNMTFRPHSIVHSIIFDDKTNKAVGVRLIDELTMETTEYFAKIIFLNASAVASTAILMNSKSSRYPNGMDDSGSLGGYLMDHHLGVGASGVVEGHLDKVQYGRRPNGFYIPRFRNHSEKANQNYIRGFGYQGGGMRSGWTRGIDGFGEDFKKQLLSWGPWSINMGGFGECLPYEDNRISLHPDKKDKWGLPLVVANAEFKENEINMRLDMRKDAEEMLEAMGAKHINSYNNAPSIGLGIHEMGTARMGGSPKTSVLNKFNQVWGAPNVFCTDGAAMTSASCQNPSLTYMALTARAVDHAVSEMKKGNL
- a CDS encoding DUF4256 domain-containing protein, with product MSATPKKTLTAAGRRDLLAILENRFAENHGRHAGIQWQDVVEKLEKSGAKLWSLQRMEETGGEPDVIGHDPETGEFLFADCSAQSPKERMSLCYDREALESRKEHRPANSAMDLAAEMGVSLLTEEEYRHLQQLSEFDTKTSSWLKTPDDVRKLGGALFGDRRFGRTFIYHNGAQSYYNGRGFRGILRI
- a CDS encoding SGNH/GDSL hydrolase family protein; translated protein: MPAASSLFSRIFLGLLAGAFALSPMLSGAVEPTRIVATGGRIAYTFYTPAAANTSFWQRTPHKLGGPVAEMQVGFMDWMYPTSGAETPNVANDVTISQAWLERASTGQVVPLLFNGLRTLVLPMNSTTPYWLSDPIPSASWTGPPPAKDEVFWLHVKGSIPSGGKTPVGTPANFTGAKCIFYPPANDTHNPDMAGAVPAITGQAARSQGLPLIFLGRFTGPGHLSVIGVGDSILDGTGDQANPAPVISGYGFFNRAALDSSGGNTIAVFNLTRHGQTAYSWITPSRQTRQRPFLKFANVMVEEYGTNDLGQGGTGNPTEMLARVEGIWSAARAEGIQKIVRTLLMPRTDSTNEWSDLAGQTPKPGWGAGGKRDDFNDGLVAAGQAGKFDLLLDTLDVLADSADRNRWRTNGSPNYTAADDAHVSRSGNELLAPHLRNALLSLTVDRSDYASWAGDVDWREQDPTPGGDADGDGVENIISYALDVPPVGSAAVGALPTGTLDTTTAGGPWHVFTFRENLEARDITVAAESSPDLATWTPVTPDGTTAILETISANVDGDGTAALRRIRLKQDPENPHRFMRLRVEH
- the polA gene encoding DNA polymerase I — protein: MNRLFLLDGMALIYRAHFALIQTPIRNSKGVNTSALYGFLNTLLAILEKEAPTHIGVAFDTSAPTPRHTLFPAYKAQRDEMPEELAAAIPHVKNLCRAFHIPVLELDGYEADDIIGTLVTRAEAEGGIESYMVTPDKDFAQLLSPHTWIWKPGRKGSDHEVIGLPQLPEIWGVAEAAQIIDLLGLMGDAVDNIPGIPGIGPKTAVKLISEFGSVENILANTAKLKGKQKESIEANADKATLSKNLATIIRDVPIEVTWDDLILSQRDDEALKNLFNEFEFRTFTKRLFGDAGAAAPAPAKGGKEAAAEPTLFETFRTIRDTEHTYHLAETPEQQAELFTLLGQQPEFCFDVETTSLNRFEARLLGIAFSWKAHEAWYLPYSDPLFTDLKTVLSSPAKKIGHNLKYDLSILTRMGLAVGGEIFDTMLADTLVSPERRHSMDYLSETLLGYTPVKLADLAAPASPAPEPATLDLFSHAEKSKASKELDVAAIPVEILAEYAAEDADVTWQLYQKIAPLLSESGQEKVLTGIEAPLLPVLVRMEMEGIEVNPASLSVIGDELQQQIDQLAKSIHAHADRSFNIASPKQLGEILFDQLNLIEKAKKTKTGQYKTDEATLASLEGKHPIISDILSWREATKLKSTYLDALPNHIMPSTGRIHTSFHQLLAATGRLASSDPNLQNIPVRSEAGRKIRKAFVPRASGGFTLLSCDYSQIELRVMAALANDATMIEAFRNHIDIHTVTAAKVFVVDQENVTSDMRRTAKMVNFGIIYGISAFGLSQRLGIARGEASAIIEAYFREYPAIKEFMDRTINEARENGYVETLGGRRRYFPDLNSGNQSLRGNAERAAINSPIQGTAADMIKLAMIRVDALLRESSARTKMLLQVHDELVFDLAEEEKEELVPKILDAMRTALPLPHDVPVEVEYGTGANWLVAH
- a CDS encoding metallophosphoesterase, encoding MKRRGFLVKSLGGMAGTGVALSRGQEAASPAAGPLIRTPLNLMAPREDGVFGVWAVTGLCRGWLEWREAGGENGRAAMTGAGFVPQSPEIFRINLTGLKPGREYEVRAVVESAEDARKEATDWKKFRTLDAGAASTRFVVWNDTHERNETITKLDDATPPADFLIWNGDTCNDWKTEEILIPTLLHPAGRDITKARPMILVPGNHDVRGKFGFRVPQMIGMTDDRPYCAFRSGPVAVICLHTGEDKPDGHPSFHGRVAFDELRKVQTAWLEKVIRSDGFRDAKYRVVFCHIPLRWIDEPEAVDYANGGFDHYSKRSRDAWHDLLVEWKVQAIISGHTHNAQYLPATEKFPYAQLVSGGPQLERARWIEGMADAAALKLTMRDLAGTVTHEAEFKPV